A portion of the Drosophila innubila isolate TH190305 chromosome 3L unlocalized genomic scaffold, UK_Dinn_1.0 0_D_3L, whole genome shotgun sequence genome contains these proteins:
- the LOC117788223 gene encoding gram-negative bacteria-binding protein 2-like, which translates to MNLRLLLFLVGFFVGCLAAFDIEKAELTVNVVGTEVTILLPENPDVKTVFFSTETEDECSAGYTFLHSVNSSKSMGYKQELNKKLNENDMLRVLGVFETKDQVITKSYDFKINANGNGVEQNMPKPTEPNTCNPITPIRSTLGKNRDGKCVMAEGSPKENGLCTGDLIFEENFKDNDKYFTNWEHEVFSRANSKHFEFAVFLKNDINSVIKDGQLHITATKQDSKHFFHLKDCTSTSMKNKYPCGPYTIAFNRAIPPVKSAIIRTKQGISLKYGRYEIRAKMPIGDWLFPYIMLQATDDEFHSDPSRHIRIASVRGNRNLKDTSLSHMGGNILTGSAFVKKRSTAFLHEDKKTVSHKTPGRHFGEDFHNYTMIFHSNRIIFKVDGTTYGTITNKEVLDQLNIPHSYYLALGLTAGGTHNFPYIHPSYNIKDEFRFTDPNASFTFEEEFENFNGTWTHPKLVIDNVRVYATHPDEV; encoded by the exons atgaatttaaggcttttgctatttttagtTGGATTCTTTGTTGGCTGCCTGGCCGCCTTTGATATCGAAAAGGCAGAGTTAACGGTTAATGTAGTAGGAACTGAAGTAACGATATTACTGCCCG AAAATCCCGATGTTAAGACCGTTTTCTTTTCAACGGAAACGGAAGATGAGTGTAGCGCAGGATACACGTTCCTGCACAGCGTTAACAGCAGCAAATCGATGGGTTATAAGCAGGAGCTGAATAAGAAGCTGAATGAAAATGATATGCTAAGAGTTTTGGGTGTGTTTGAAACCAAAGATCAAGTGATCACGAAATCTTACGATTTCAAGATTaatgcaaatggaaatggagtCGAGCAGAATATGCCGAAACCAACGGAACCAAATACATGCAATCCGATTACACCAATTCGCAGTACACTTGGAAAGAACAGAGATGGAAAGTGCGTAATGGCTGAAGGGAGTCCCAAGGAAAATGGACTCTGCACCGGGGACTTGATATTTgaggaaaattttaaagataatgataaatatttcacaaatTGGGAGCATGAAGTTTTCTCACGCGCCAACAGCAAGCATTTCGAATTcgcagtatttttaaaaaacgatATTAACAGTGTTATCAAAGATGGTCAATTGCATATAACTGCCACTAAGCAGgattcaaaacatttttttcacttaaaagATTGTACAAGTActagtatgaaaaacaaataccCTTGCGGACCGTATACGATTGCGTTCAATCGGGCAATCCCTCCTGTTAAGTCTGCAATAATTCGAACTAAGCAAGGGATTTCGTTAAAATATGGTCGGTACGAGATACGTGCCAAGATGCCAATTGGCGATTGGCTATTTCCCT ATATAATGCTGCAGGCAACAGACGATGAGTTTCATTCAGATCCCTCAAGACACATTCGCATTGCATCTGTGAGAGGTAACCGTAATCTGAAGGACACATCCCTTAGCCATATGGGAGGAAATATTCTCACTGGTAGCGCATTTGTTAAAAAACGTTCGACCGCCTTTCTACATGAGGATAAAAAGACTGTGTCACACAAAACACCAGGGAGACACTTTGGAGAGGATTTTCACAATTATACAATGATTTTTCACAGCAATCGTATCATATTCAAAGTAGATGGCACTACCTATGGCACGATAACGAATAAGGAGGTTCTCGATCAGTTAAACATACCACAT TCATATTATCTTGCCTTGGGCTTGACTGCTGGTGGTACTCATAACTTCCCATATATTCATCCGagttataatataaaagaCGAGTTTAGATTCACCGATCCCAATGCATCCTTTACTTTTGAAGAGgaatttgaaaactttaatgGAACATGGACACATCCAAAGCTGGTTATTGATAATGTACGTGTCTATGCCACACATCCAGACGAAGTCTAA
- the LOC117788219 gene encoding myb-like protein P isoform X1 produces the protein MDILDIDEALKDDSYIFLADKTHDDISNILQQWKTNNQLQPQSQLQQLQPHLHYNNHEQAYKHNSKTFTRPKRRSQAATNLETQFLQTQNGSTATGHGGAGMLSLEIGGLVTTMHKSFLQDTSPPSSICSSMNNEHMNNSLITSADFTNLNFLQSTNSLDPTEASGHMDLNLTRPTATTTSSENDAYTLSDMIRDRKALESLTMSGDGTLIKDSHIGQIDDISLTTLSKTASGCSTMDNSTDSVSTPIELQSQSQSQPQVQSQNLTQIQRQLRTTMLLSEEMIGDTTFSLVDSLTTPTATESLGEMEANATFKRPQAPLLNETLLLAGRQVNTTYTEGCVTPEASRCETPENIDKTLSTLQMESTPLTTTTSRFQHYKNNNNNNNNNNNNHNNNNNKQLSYTPTLKGRGEINNISPIVSNTTPLRIRQQQLNHTYEPPKDLQVDGPKIVIDSMDMLEHIEQPVLDATYDMSEDQKQMQCILDLAEAEVEMLAQQGDEEQFEHMLAKLGKMNSLNAEQIKMQKSLDSIKRRFNKDEDREQHSEQQQQLEEVHHVTPPSMNQTHLLSSHSPSQSSGSGERLLNRRSRLYDDVNLSAMHDCNVSGGSCNSASFIVHRKEEEPANTSEACSPLQESEEPVEQDEQPMGGAVETEASSYKLAERRERDRERFKTIKITKEMRARDEQLDNIVVPCIDDEETVEPSEFVERQQSPPGRLSRRDQSTYNYNHDAEDNSSASNNYLTYKKPKEKSLLMRQRQQPQQEVPELPANDSSSGTARSLSRPRYISGLQKFTTVSKATSAGAGLNATTTATAGAMPMATATGTTSSGVGELKSPMGIKSKSFHNLSSNISGIGGHGAAALAPRPSLGGGLRRPSAQSSKLMTGLRAMQQQEKDDTTVFKVPKLVSGLRAPTTAGVKRAAGNGLARPSSGYYSLSMKQAGEAETPESLSSASSRGSLYGKDTKLNHTFDTQVLSSKLTQVTTGATGIPKPSGLRQPTQMKRSGLPRPSSIVRR, from the exons aTGGATATACTGGACATTGATGAAGCACTAAAGGATGATTCATACAT ATTTCTGGCTGATAAAACCCACGATGATATCTCAAACATACTACAGCAGTGGAAAACAAATAATCAACTgcagccgcagtcgcagttgcaacaattgcagccgcATTTGCACTACAACAACCATGAGCAAG ccTACAAACACAATTCGAAGACGTTTACGAGACCCAAGCGTAGATCACAAGCGGCCACAAATCTGGAGACACAATTT TTGCAAACACAAAATGGCAGCACGGCGACAGGACATGGAGGAGCAGGGATGCTTAGCTTGGAAATTGGAGGACTTGTTACCACGATGCACAAGTCCTTTCTACAGGACACGTCGCCGCCGTCATCCATCTGCTCGTCCATGAACAACGAGCACATGAACAATTCGCTCATCACATCCGCTGACTTTACAAATCTCAACTTTCTGCAGTCGACCAACAGTTTGGATCCCACGGAGGCGTCAGGTCACATGGACCTCAATCTGACAAGgccaacagcgacaacaacatcgTCGGAGAATGATGCGTATACGCTAAGTGATATGATCAGAGATCGCAAGGCGTTGGAGTCGCTTACCATGTCCGGGGACGGCACTTTGATCAAGGACTCGCACATTGGCCAGATCGATGACATATCGCTGACAACGCTGAGCAAAACCGCCTCCGGTTGCAGTACCATGGACAACAGCACTGACAGCGTCTCCACGCCAATTGAGTTGCAGTCGCAATCACAATCCCAACCACAGGTGCAATCCCAGAATCTCACTCAGATCCAGAGGCAGTTGCGCACGACAATGCTGTTGAGTGAGGAAATGATTGGAGATACGACATTCAGTCTGGTGGACAGCTTGACAACGCCCACAGCAACCGAATCTTTGGGCGAAATGGAGGCAAATGCAACATTTAAAAGGCCACAGGCTCCGCTTCTAAATGAAACGTTGCTCCTGGCGGGACGGCAGGTGAACACCACCTATACCGAGGGCTGTGTTACGCCGGAGGCATCACGTTGCGAGACACCCGAGAATATTGACAAGACATTGTCCACATTGCAGATGGAATCGACGCCTCTAACGACAACAACTTCCCGATTTCAGcactacaaaaacaataacaacaacaacaataataataataacaaccacaacaataataataataaacaattaagcTATACGCCCACATTAAAGGGGCGTGGCGAAATCAATAACATATCGCCCATCGTGAGCAACACAACACCACTGAGAATCCGGCAACAGCAGTTGAACCACACGTATGAACCACCCAAGGATCTGCAAGTGGATGGTCCAAAGATTGTAATTGATTCCATGGATATGCTGGAACACATAGAACAGCCTGTGCTGGATGCCACCTATGACATGTCCGAGGatcaaaagcaaatgcaatgcaTTCTCGATTTGGCCGAGGCGGAGGTGGAGATGCTGGCCCAGCAGGGCGATGAGGAACAGTTTGAGCACATGCTCGCCAAGCTGGGCAAAATGAATTCACTGAATGCGGAGCAGATTAAAATGCAGAAATCCTTGGATAGCATCAAGCGACGATTCAACAAGGATGAGGACAGGGAACAGCACAgcgaacagcaacaacaactggaggAAGTGCATCATGTGACGCCACCGTCAATGAATCAGACGCATCTACTGAGTAGTCACAGTCCAAGCCAGTCCAGCGGCAGCGGAGAACGTTTGCTCAATCGTCGTAGTCGCCTCTATGATGATGTCAATCTGAGCGCCATGCATGACTGCAATGTCAGTGGAGGTAGCTGCAATTCGGCATCGTTTATTGTGCATCGAAAGGAGGAGGAGCCAGCCAATACATCGGAGGCCTGTTCACCGCTCCAGGAGTCGGAGGAGCCAGTGGAACAGGATGAGCAGCCGATGGGAGGAGCGGTTGAGACTGAAGCGTCTAGCTATAAGCTGGCCGAGCGTCGGGAGCGAGATCGTGAGCGATTCAAGACCATTAAGATCACCAAGGAAATGCGAGCACGCGACGAGCAGCTGGACAACATTGTAGTGCCTTGTATAGATGATGAAGAGACTGTGGAACCGTCGGAGTTCGTGGAACGTCAGCAATCGCCGCCCGGACGTCTTTCGCGTCGCGATCAATCGACTTACAACTACAACCACGATGCAGAGGACAATTCCAGTGCCAGCAACAACTATTTGACCTACAAGAAGCCCAAGGAGAAGTCGCTGCTCATGCGTCAGCgacaacagccacagcaggAGGTGCCAGAGCTGCCGGCAAACGATTCATCCAGTGGGACAGCACGTTCACTCTCCCGGCCACGTTATATAAGCGGTCTGCAAAAGTTTACCACTGTCAGCAAGGCAACATCCGCAGGAGCTGGCCTTAATGCCACCACGACGGCAACAGCAGGAGCAATGCCAATGGCAACAGCTACTGGAACAACATCATCTGGCGTTGGGGAACTCAAGAGTCCCATGGGCATCAAATCCAAGTCGTTCCATAATTTGTCCTCCAACATTAGCGGTATTGGCGGTCATGGAGCTGCGGCTCTGGCACCACGACCCAGTTTGGGCGGCGGCTTGAGACGACCCAGCGCCCAGAGCAGCAAACTGATGACTGGCCTACGGGCAATGCAACAGCAGGAG AAGGATGACACAACAGTATTTAAGGTGCCCAAATTGGTCAGCGGACTGCGTGCTCCGACGACGGCGGGTGTGAAGCGAGCTGCGGGCAATGGACTTGCACGTCCCTCCTCCGGTTATTATAGCCTGAGCATGAAACAAGCGGGAGAGGCTGAAACACCCGAG AGCCTCTCTTCGGCATCCTCACGTGGCAGTCTGTATGGCAAGGACACGAAGCTGAATCACACATTCGACACGCAGGTGCTCAGCTCGAAGCTGACACAGGTGACCACCGGAGCAACAGGAATACCGAAGCCATCGGGACTGCGGCAGCCGACGCAAATGAAGCGCAGCGGATTGCCGCGACCATCCAGCATTGTGAGGCGTTGA
- the LOC117788222 gene encoding gram-negative bacteria-binding protein 1, translating into MTASQRLRSQLPLLVLFLYGMILGTHGYKVPAVTVEPLANGFRVSIPDESGVQRVAFNVNRNRNFTGFVGEYSAQVREPQDGRWQYDFVKPALRAQDTLYVWTNVQHDSVMYRDQGQPQHVCDLAGNHLPEDCPNMANSITENPNPVYYRGTTAVPLSCEERSETMLSPQPATPLCKGQLIFEENFDQLNESRWQHEVRAPLDTTDVEFVLYDGKARVRDGNLIIEPQLWSSYRPDLDMTRSRLDLTERCTATHNRQQECVLRTSGQAIMPPVVLPRLNTKNSFQFQYGRIEIRAKLPKGDWLVPLLLLEPYLEHYGQTGYESGQLRVAMARGNDELRTKEGKFVDGRTLLAGAVLSIEASKRENFLVTLRRGDHFGNDFHVYGLEWSSQSLRFTVDGKDYGDLMSFVDSNLNPFWRTGGKIAPFDRMFYITLGLSVGGFGDFEDNLRTATYNKPWSNKDPQAKLRFWQSQNDWLPSWKQPKLLVDYVRVYAI; encoded by the exons ATGACTGCATCTCAAAGATTACGATCGCAGCTTCCGctgcttgttttgtttttgtatggTATGATTTTGGGCACCCATGGCTACAAGGTGCCTGCTGTCACAGTGGAGCCATTGGCCAATGGATTTCGTGTGTCTATTCCAG ACGAAAGCGGTGTCCAGCGCGTCGCATTCAATGTGAACCGCAATCGAAATTTCACGGGATTTGTGGGCGAATATAGTGCCCAAGTGCGTGAGCCACAGGATGGACGCTGGCAATATGATTTTGTGAAACCAGCACTGAGAGCACAGGATACACTCTATGTTTGGACAAATGTGCAGCATGACAGCGTCATGTATCGGGATCAAGGACAGCCGCAGCACGTTTGTGATTTGGCTGGAAATCATTTGCCTGAGGATTGCCCAAACATGGCAAATTCAATAACAGAGAATCCCAATCCAGTGTATTACAGGGGAACCACGGCCGTGCCTTTGTCTTGTGAGGAGCGCAGCGAGACGATGCTGTCACCCCAGCCAGCCACGCCCCTTTGCAAGGGTCAATTGATATTTGAAGAGAACTTTGATCAGCTGAATGAGAGTCGTTGGCAGCACGAAGTCCGAGCACCACTTGACACCACAGACGTCGAGTTTGTGCTATACGATGGCAAGGCACGAGTACGTGATGGAAACCTAATCATTGAGCCACAGCTATGGTCTAGCTATCGACCAGATCTGGATATGACCCGATCTCGACTCGACTTGACCGAACGATGCACAGCCACCCACAACAGACAACAGGAGTGTGTGCTGCGCACGAGTGGACAAGCTATAATGCCACCGGTGGTGTTGCCACGACTAAACACtaaaaattcttttcaatttcaatatggACGCATCGAGATACGTGCTAAACTGCCCAAGGGGGATTGGCTTGTACCACTCTTACTGCTGGAACCCTACTTGGAACATTATGGTCAAACTGGCTATGAATCAG GTCAACTGCGAGTGGCCATGGCCCGAGGCAACGATGAACTGCGGACGAAGGAGGGGAAATTTGTTGATGGCCGTACTTTGTTAGCTGGAGCTGTACTGTCCATCGAGGCGTCTAAGCGTGAGAATTTCTTGGTAACACTGCGACGAGGCGACCATTTTGGCAATGACTTTCATGTTTATGGTCTGGAATGGAGCAGTCAGAGTCTGCGATTTACCGTTGATGGCAAGGATTATGGTGATCTAATGAGTTTTGTGGATTCCAACTTGAATCCATTCTGGCGTACTGGCGGAAAAATAGCACCTTTCGATCGCATG TTTTACATTACGCTGGGCCTGTCGGTTGGCGGCTTTGGAGATTTTGAGGATAATCTGCGAACTGCCACCTATAATAAGCCATGGTCTAATAAGGATCCCCAGGCAAAGTTGCGTTTCTGGCAAAGCCAGAATGATTGGCTACCGTCTTGGAAGCAACCCAAGTTGCTAGTCGACTATGTGCGAGTTTATGCTATTTAg
- the LOC117788224 gene encoding gram-negative bacteria-binding protein 2 — MSWKMWLCYNVMWLFLLLRCPQIGSYNVPSVNLEMLDEGGFEVSLPDEPGMQRVFYLLQVDENCPALMDYITRATNGSWISKQRTSLQNNDKLQISVLVQYNDVIYEKSETRVILNKRVLSTRQTVSRSIDYLTSQDQCQAVLSNDQQTMSCRSAQSTVNSNRVICQGELIFEDNFDGTQLNDSVWTHDVRQRLYHADEELVAFDDAPRNSYVRDGRLYIVPVVASDVTKGAFRLGDRCTAVDSPDVECNIGQGSFYKIKPPVYSAQLHTRNSFSFKYGKVVVRAKLPKGDWLFPYVMLQPVSTHAETHYANQIRIAYARGNANLRSNKQVDISGNRLYGGMIVWEHGRAQQFIKDQLSKTHYGDEFHNYTMVWQRDKITLMVDDEVYGELYDGLPFFNEKCFLIFGVTVGGFLNFDDSILAKDVKPYRNREPRAALSFWQQRDSWSSTWGKHSAMIIDYVRIYAE, encoded by the exons ATGAGCTGGAAAATGTGGCTATGCTACAATGTCATGtggttgttcttgctgttgagGTGTCCACAAATTGGGTCATACAATGTACCAAGCGTGAATTTAGAGATGCTGGACGAAGGCGGCTTTGAGGTGTCACTACCAG ATGAACCGGGCATGCAACGTGTCTTCTACTTGCTGCAAGTGGATGAAAACTGTCCGGCATTGATGGACTACATAACGCGAGCCACAAATGGCAGTTGGATCAGTAAACAGCGTACCAGCCTGCAAAACAATGACAAGCTGCAAATTTCAGTGCTGGTGCAATACAACGATGTCATCTATGAGAAAAGCGAGACACGGGTGATACTCAATAAGCGTGTATTGTCCACCCGACAAACCGTTTCACGCAGCATAGACTACCTCACCAGTCAGGACCAGTGTCAGGCAGTTCTCTCGAATGATCAACAGACAATGTCCTGCAGGTCGGCACAGAGTACTGTCAACAGCAACCGAGTCATCTGTCAg GGTGAACTGATCTTCGAGGATAACTTCGATGGGACACAGTTGAATGACAGTGTTTGGACTCACGATGTACGGCAACGCTTGTATCATGCAGATGAAGAGCTTGTGGCCTTTGATGATGCTCCACGAAACTCCTACGTTAGGGATGGACGTCTATATATTGTGCCCGTGGTGGCCAGCGATGTGACGAAAGGTGCCTTTCGACTTGGCGATCGCTGCACGGCCGTGGACAGTCCCGACGTCGAGTGCAACATTGGCCAGGGTAGCTTCTACAAGATCAAGCCTCCAGTCTATTCTGCTCAATTGCACACTCGCAATTCCTTTAGCTTCAAATATGGCAAAGTTGTAGTACGCGCCAAGTTACCAAAAGGCGATTGGTTGTTTCCAT ATGTCATGCTGCAGCCAGTTTCAACGCATGCGGAAACGCATTATGCCAATCAGATCC GCATTGCTTATGCTCGTGGTAATGCTAACTTGCGTAGTAATAAGCAGGTGGACATTTCGGGTAACCGATTATATGGCGGCATGATTGTTTGGGAACATGGAAGAGCGCAGCAATTTATAAAGGATCAACTGAGTAAGACCCATTATGGCGATGAATTTCACAATTACACAATGGTCTGGCAACGGGATAAAATAACGTTAATGGTCGACGACGAGGTTTACGGAGAGCTTTACGATGGTTTGCcgttttttaatgaaaagtgTTTTCTGATTTTCGGCGTTACTGTGGGAGGATTTCTCAATTTTGATGATAGTATTCTGGCCAAGGACGTTAAGCCTTACAGGAATCGGGAACCGAGAGCCGCTCTTTCGTTTTGGCAACAGCGTGATTCTTGGTCGTCAACTTGGGGCAAACACAGCGCTATGATTATCGATTATGTACGAATTTATGCAGAGTAA
- the LOC117788219 gene encoding myb-like protein P isoform X2 has translation MDILDIDEALKDDSYIFLADKTHDDISNILQQWKTNNQLQPQSQLQQLQPHLHYNNHEQAYKHNSKTFTRPKRRSQAATNLETQFLQTQNGSTATGHGGAGMLSLEIGGLVTTMHKSFLQDTSPPSSICSSMNNEHMNNSLITSADFTNLNFLQSTNSLDPTEASGHMDLNLTRPTATTTSSENDAYTLSDMIRDRKALESLTMSGDGTLIKDSHIGQIDDISLTTLSKTASGCSTMDNSTDSVSTPIELQSQSQSQPQVQSQNLTQIQRQLRTTMLLSEEMIGDTTFSLVDSLTTPTATESLGEMEANATFKRPQAPLLNETLLLAGRQVNTTYTEGCVTPEASRCETPENIDKTLSTLQMESTPLTTTTSRFQHYKNNNNNNNNNNNNHNNNNNKQLSYTPTLKGRGEINNISPIVSNTTPLRIRQQQLNHTYEPPKDLQVDGPKIVIDSMDMLEHIEQPVLDATYDMSEDQKQMQCILDLAEAEVEMLAQQGDEEQFEHMLAKLGKMNSLNAEQIKMQKSLDSIKRRFNKDEDREQHSEQQQQLEEVHHVTPPSMNQTHLLSSHSPSQSSGSGERLLNRRSRLYDDVNLSAMHDCNVSGGSCNSASFIVHRKEEEPANTSEACSPLQESEEPVEQDEQPMGGAVETEASSYKLAERRERDRERFKTIKITKEMRARDEQLDNIVVPCIDDEETVEPSEFVERQQSPPGRLSRRDQSTYNYNHDAEDNSSASNNYLTYKKPKEKSLLMRQRQQPQQEVPELPANDSSSGTARSLSRPRYISGLQKFTTVSKATSAGAGLNATTTATAGAMPMATATGTTSSGVGELKSPMGIKSKSFHNLSSNISGIGGHGAAALAPRPSLGGGLRRPSAQSSKLMTGLRAMQQQEDDTTVFKVPKLVSGLRAPTTAGVKRAAGNGLARPSSGYYSLSMKQAGEAETPESLSSASSRGSLYGKDTKLNHTFDTQVLSSKLTQVTTGATGIPKPSGLRQPTQMKRSGLPRPSSIVRR, from the exons aTGGATATACTGGACATTGATGAAGCACTAAAGGATGATTCATACAT ATTTCTGGCTGATAAAACCCACGATGATATCTCAAACATACTACAGCAGTGGAAAACAAATAATCAACTgcagccgcagtcgcagttgcaacaattgcagccgcATTTGCACTACAACAACCATGAGCAAG ccTACAAACACAATTCGAAGACGTTTACGAGACCCAAGCGTAGATCACAAGCGGCCACAAATCTGGAGACACAATTT TTGCAAACACAAAATGGCAGCACGGCGACAGGACATGGAGGAGCAGGGATGCTTAGCTTGGAAATTGGAGGACTTGTTACCACGATGCACAAGTCCTTTCTACAGGACACGTCGCCGCCGTCATCCATCTGCTCGTCCATGAACAACGAGCACATGAACAATTCGCTCATCACATCCGCTGACTTTACAAATCTCAACTTTCTGCAGTCGACCAACAGTTTGGATCCCACGGAGGCGTCAGGTCACATGGACCTCAATCTGACAAGgccaacagcgacaacaacatcgTCGGAGAATGATGCGTATACGCTAAGTGATATGATCAGAGATCGCAAGGCGTTGGAGTCGCTTACCATGTCCGGGGACGGCACTTTGATCAAGGACTCGCACATTGGCCAGATCGATGACATATCGCTGACAACGCTGAGCAAAACCGCCTCCGGTTGCAGTACCATGGACAACAGCACTGACAGCGTCTCCACGCCAATTGAGTTGCAGTCGCAATCACAATCCCAACCACAGGTGCAATCCCAGAATCTCACTCAGATCCAGAGGCAGTTGCGCACGACAATGCTGTTGAGTGAGGAAATGATTGGAGATACGACATTCAGTCTGGTGGACAGCTTGACAACGCCCACAGCAACCGAATCTTTGGGCGAAATGGAGGCAAATGCAACATTTAAAAGGCCACAGGCTCCGCTTCTAAATGAAACGTTGCTCCTGGCGGGACGGCAGGTGAACACCACCTATACCGAGGGCTGTGTTACGCCGGAGGCATCACGTTGCGAGACACCCGAGAATATTGACAAGACATTGTCCACATTGCAGATGGAATCGACGCCTCTAACGACAACAACTTCCCGATTTCAGcactacaaaaacaataacaacaacaacaataataataataacaaccacaacaataataataataaacaattaagcTATACGCCCACATTAAAGGGGCGTGGCGAAATCAATAACATATCGCCCATCGTGAGCAACACAACACCACTGAGAATCCGGCAACAGCAGTTGAACCACACGTATGAACCACCCAAGGATCTGCAAGTGGATGGTCCAAAGATTGTAATTGATTCCATGGATATGCTGGAACACATAGAACAGCCTGTGCTGGATGCCACCTATGACATGTCCGAGGatcaaaagcaaatgcaatgcaTTCTCGATTTGGCCGAGGCGGAGGTGGAGATGCTGGCCCAGCAGGGCGATGAGGAACAGTTTGAGCACATGCTCGCCAAGCTGGGCAAAATGAATTCACTGAATGCGGAGCAGATTAAAATGCAGAAATCCTTGGATAGCATCAAGCGACGATTCAACAAGGATGAGGACAGGGAACAGCACAgcgaacagcaacaacaactggaggAAGTGCATCATGTGACGCCACCGTCAATGAATCAGACGCATCTACTGAGTAGTCACAGTCCAAGCCAGTCCAGCGGCAGCGGAGAACGTTTGCTCAATCGTCGTAGTCGCCTCTATGATGATGTCAATCTGAGCGCCATGCATGACTGCAATGTCAGTGGAGGTAGCTGCAATTCGGCATCGTTTATTGTGCATCGAAAGGAGGAGGAGCCAGCCAATACATCGGAGGCCTGTTCACCGCTCCAGGAGTCGGAGGAGCCAGTGGAACAGGATGAGCAGCCGATGGGAGGAGCGGTTGAGACTGAAGCGTCTAGCTATAAGCTGGCCGAGCGTCGGGAGCGAGATCGTGAGCGATTCAAGACCATTAAGATCACCAAGGAAATGCGAGCACGCGACGAGCAGCTGGACAACATTGTAGTGCCTTGTATAGATGATGAAGAGACTGTGGAACCGTCGGAGTTCGTGGAACGTCAGCAATCGCCGCCCGGACGTCTTTCGCGTCGCGATCAATCGACTTACAACTACAACCACGATGCAGAGGACAATTCCAGTGCCAGCAACAACTATTTGACCTACAAGAAGCCCAAGGAGAAGTCGCTGCTCATGCGTCAGCgacaacagccacagcaggAGGTGCCAGAGCTGCCGGCAAACGATTCATCCAGTGGGACAGCACGTTCACTCTCCCGGCCACGTTATATAAGCGGTCTGCAAAAGTTTACCACTGTCAGCAAGGCAACATCCGCAGGAGCTGGCCTTAATGCCACCACGACGGCAACAGCAGGAGCAATGCCAATGGCAACAGCTACTGGAACAACATCATCTGGCGTTGGGGAACTCAAGAGTCCCATGGGCATCAAATCCAAGTCGTTCCATAATTTGTCCTCCAACATTAGCGGTATTGGCGGTCATGGAGCTGCGGCTCTGGCACCACGACCCAGTTTGGGCGGCGGCTTGAGACGACCCAGCGCCCAGAGCAGCAAACTGATGACTGGCCTACGGGCAATGCAACAGCAGGAG GATGACACAACAGTATTTAAGGTGCCCAAATTGGTCAGCGGACTGCGTGCTCCGACGACGGCGGGTGTGAAGCGAGCTGCGGGCAATGGACTTGCACGTCCCTCCTCCGGTTATTATAGCCTGAGCATGAAACAAGCGGGAGAGGCTGAAACACCCGAG AGCCTCTCTTCGGCATCCTCACGTGGCAGTCTGTATGGCAAGGACACGAAGCTGAATCACACATTCGACACGCAGGTGCTCAGCTCGAAGCTGACACAGGTGACCACCGGAGCAACAGGAATACCGAAGCCATCGGGACTGCGGCAGCCGACGCAAATGAAGCGCAGCGGATTGCCGCGACCATCCAGCATTGTGAGGCGTTGA